One segment of Candidatus Pelagibacter ubique HTCC1062 DNA contains the following:
- the aroE gene encoding shikimate dehydrogenase, with amino-acid sequence MKKTFLVIGNPIKHSLSPKLHNYWIKKYKINATYEKNLLDHSEIEDLIFNIRKEKIHGLNITVPFKKMIIPFLDELSEEAEISQSVNTIYKRDNKIIGDNTDIEGFKLSLEKTEQNVKNKKALILGAGGVVSSIIIALKKIQIEKIYLSNRTELKAIELKKHFPEIEIIKWGETIDFDMIINATSIGLKEEDEININYQKISKDKFFYDVIYNPPETNFLKNAKKYGGITKNGKMMFIYQAQKAFFIWHKIVPEVDSETINLLDV; translated from the coding sequence ATGAAAAAAACTTTTTTAGTTATAGGAAATCCAATTAAACATAGCCTATCGCCAAAACTACATAATTATTGGATCAAAAAATATAAAATTAATGCAACCTATGAAAAAAATCTTTTAGATCATAGCGAAATAGAAGATTTAATTTTTAATATTAGAAAAGAAAAAATTCATGGATTAAATATAACAGTCCCTTTTAAAAAGATGATTATACCTTTTTTAGATGAGCTGAGCGAGGAAGCAGAAATTTCTCAATCGGTAAATACAATTTATAAAAGAGATAATAAAATTATAGGTGATAACACTGATATTGAGGGTTTTAAACTTAGTTTAGAAAAAACAGAACAAAATGTTAAAAATAAAAAGGCTCTAATACTTGGGGCGGGTGGAGTTGTCTCTTCAATTATTATTGCACTTAAAAAAATCCAAATTGAAAAAATTTATTTAAGTAATCGTACAGAATTAAAGGCAATAGAGTTGAAGAAACACTTTCCAGAAATTGAGATAATTAAATGGGGAGAAACTATAGATTTTGATATGATCATAAACGCAACAAGCATTGGATTAAAAGAAGAAGATGAAATTAATATTAATTATCAAAAAATAAGCAAAGACAAATTTTTTTATGATGTAATTTATAATCCACCAGAAACAAATTTTTTAAAAAATGCAAAAAAGTACGGTGGAATAACAAAGAATGGTAAAATGATGTTTATTTATCAAGCTCAAAAAGCCTTTTTTATCTGGCATAAAATTGTTCCAGAAGTAGACAGTGAAACAATTAATCTTTTAGATGTATGA
- a CDS encoding Maf family protein produces the protein MVKEIILASKSGVRKKILEENNIQFRVEPSNVDEDSVKESLLKEKVTPTIISKNLAELKANKISQKFTEEIVLGADSVIDLEGKIISKPNDREEALEILKRMNGKTHQLISSVCISRGGSMIWNYTDKASLTMKNMTFLELENYLKKISDKDLYAYNVYQIEGEGRNLFSKIEGDEDTIMGLPVKKIKEYLKIIK, from the coding sequence ATGGTTAAAGAAATTATACTTGCATCAAAAAGTGGTGTGAGAAAAAAGATTTTAGAGGAAAATAATATTCAATTCAGGGTGGAGCCATCTAATGTGGATGAGGATAGTGTTAAAGAAAGTTTGTTAAAAGAAAAAGTAACTCCAACGATTATTTCAAAAAATCTAGCAGAATTAAAGGCCAATAAAATTAGCCAAAAATTTACAGAAGAAATTGTACTTGGTGCAGATAGCGTAATAGATTTAGAAGGCAAAATAATCTCAAAACCAAATGATAGAGAAGAGGCACTAGAAATTTTAAAAAGGATGAATGGAAAAACTCATCAATTGATAAGTTCAGTTTGTATATCAAGGGGTGGATCAATGATATGGAATTACACTGATAAAGCCTCATTAACCATGAAAAATATGACTTTTTTAGAATTAGAGAACTACCTAAAAAAAATTTCTGATAAGGATCTGTATGCTTATAATGTTTATCAAATTGAAGGAGAAGGAAGAAATTTATTTTCAAAGATAGAAGGAGATGAAGATACAATTATGGGCCTTCCAGTCAAAAAAATTAAAGAATATCTTAAAATTATAAAATGA
- a CDS encoding pyruvate, water dikinase regulatory protein, translated as MSNTYQIYLISDSTGETLDRVFLAIKAQFKNIKYDVKSYFFTRTENQVSKIMDEAKKNDNAIILYTIVDTSLAKFLANKGDEKKIPCFSVLGNLIMNFSKLLNQKASHVPSGQHALNEEYYERIEAIQFTMAHDDGNLVEDVDKADLILLGVSRTSKTPTSIYLANRGYKTLNIPLVNEQSIPESLKKNPKLSCVVGLTTEPQRLVDIRKNRMNALKEKENTNYTNINKIEKEINEAKKTFIKYKWPTIDVTRKSVEETAASIIKIYEINKNNG; from the coding sequence ATGAGTAATACATATCAAATATACCTTATTTCTGACTCCACAGGTGAAACACTAGATAGAGTTTTTCTAGCAATTAAGGCTCAATTCAAAAATATAAAATATGATGTTAAATCTTATTTTTTTACAAGAACAGAAAATCAAGTTTCAAAAATAATGGATGAGGCAAAAAAAAATGATAATGCAATAATTTTATATACGATTGTTGACACTTCACTTGCAAAATTTTTAGCAAACAAAGGAGATGAAAAGAAAATTCCATGTTTTAGTGTTTTAGGAAATTTAATAATGAACTTCTCAAAACTTTTAAATCAAAAAGCATCTCACGTTCCAAGCGGGCAACATGCTTTAAATGAAGAGTATTATGAAAGAATAGAGGCCATCCAATTTACTATGGCTCATGATGATGGCAACCTTGTTGAGGATGTAGATAAAGCAGATTTGATATTATTGGGGGTAAGCAGAACAAGCAAAACACCAACATCAATTTATCTTGCTAATAGAGGTTATAAAACTTTGAATATTCCTTTAGTAAATGAACAATCAATACCAGAAAGCTTAAAAAAGAACCCTAAACTTTCTTGTGTAGTGGGTTTAACAACCGAACCTCAGCGCTTAGTTGATATTAGAAAAAACAGAATGAATGCTCTTAAAGAAAAAGAAAATACAAACTATACAAATATCAATAAGATAGAAAAAGAAATTAACGAAGCCAAAAAAACATTTATCAAATACAAATGGCCAACAATTGATGTTACTAGAAAATCAGTGGAAGAGACTGCAGCATCGATCATTAAAATATATGAAATAAACAAAAATAATGGTTAA
- the hemE gene encoding uroporphyrinogen decarboxylase gives MTPIQETIINKKTNNSPIWLMRQAGRYLPEFREIRKLNPDFINLCLNENLSSEITLQPLKRFDLDAAIIFSDILMIPYGLNQEVKFEKNFGPKLGLLDLEKISKIDEIDFVEKLYPVYKSIKKVSEDNLIKNKNLIGFVGAPWTLLVYMINKHSPKKELVKDFFKDEFLINRVLIILEKFLKLHIDQQIKNGATVIQIFDSWAGLLEEKDLPNYVYVPTLNLVNYIKSLNIPVICFPRGIKNYKNYCDIVKPDAVNIDYDVDPVSACKEIKIPVQGGLDPKILLTDKENLKKETLKYLNTFKDHPYIFNLGHGVLPETNPNMVEYLVKIVKDY, from the coding sequence ATGACACCCATCCAAGAAACCATAATAAACAAAAAAACTAATAATTCTCCAATATGGTTAATGAGACAGGCAGGTAGATATTTACCAGAATTTAGAGAAATTAGAAAATTAAATCCAGATTTTATAAACTTATGTCTAAACGAAAACCTATCTTCAGAAATAACCTTACAACCTCTTAAAAGATTTGACTTAGATGCGGCTATAATTTTTTCAGATATTTTAATGATCCCATATGGATTAAACCAAGAAGTAAAATTTGAAAAAAATTTTGGTCCAAAACTGGGTTTATTAGATTTAGAAAAAATATCTAAGATTGATGAAATTGATTTTGTAGAAAAATTATATCCAGTTTATAAATCAATCAAAAAAGTTAGTGAAGACAATTTAATAAAAAATAAAAATTTAATAGGATTTGTGGGTGCACCATGGACATTGTTAGTTTATATGATTAATAAACATTCCCCAAAAAAAGAATTAGTAAAAGATTTTTTTAAAGATGAATTTTTAATAAATAGGGTTTTAATAATTTTAGAAAAGTTTTTAAAATTACATATTGACCAGCAAATTAAAAACGGTGCAACTGTAATTCAAATTTTTGACAGTTGGGCGGGTCTCCTGGAAGAAAAAGACCTACCAAACTATGTGTATGTTCCAACACTAAATTTAGTGAATTATATTAAATCATTAAATATTCCTGTAATTTGTTTCCCCAGAGGAATAAAAAATTATAAAAATTATTGCGATATTGTTAAACCTGATGCAGTTAATATTGATTATGATGTTGATCCTGTTTCAGCATGTAAAGAAATAAAAATACCAGTTCAAGGAGGGCTCGATCCTAAAATTTTATTAACGGACAAAGAAAATTTGAAAAAAGAGACTTTAAAATATTTAAACACCTTTAAAGATCATCCCTATATATTTAATTTGGGTCATGGGGTGTTACCCGAAACCAATCCAAATATGGTAGAGTATTTGGTTAAAATAGTGAAAGATTATTAA
- the hemH gene encoding ferrochelatase, translating into MKKAVILFNLGGPDKIENVEPFLFNLFNDPAILNLPTILRYPLAKLISNRRAPVAKKIYKELGGSSPILKLTMAQSKALETKLNQTEIDSEYKCFIVMRCWNPRANDVIKDVQSFNPEEIILMPLYPQYSAATSGSSIKEWRDVCKKNNYHVKTNTICCYPTDQNFINAHTKEIIKKIKDLKNFKLIFSAHGLPEKNIKKGDPYQWQVEQSVKKIVENLNIENLDWILSYQSRVGPLKWIGPSTEDIIVENSKLAKHIVLVPIAFVSEHSETLVELDIEYKEIADANGCKNYTRVPALGTNEDFIKAMSELIIKKNEYKFSENLYPPKIQCPSNFKKCPCLNYE; encoded by the coding sequence ATGAAAAAAGCAGTAATTTTGTTTAACCTTGGTGGTCCTGATAAAATTGAAAATGTTGAGCCATTTTTATTTAACTTATTTAATGATCCAGCAATTCTAAATTTACCAACTATATTAAGATACCCTTTGGCAAAACTGATATCCAACAGAAGAGCACCCGTTGCTAAAAAAATTTATAAAGAGCTAGGTGGCTCATCACCGATACTAAAATTAACCATGGCGCAATCAAAAGCACTTGAAACAAAATTAAACCAAACCGAAATCGATAGCGAATATAAATGTTTTATTGTAATGAGGTGTTGGAACCCTAGAGCAAATGATGTGATCAAAGACGTTCAATCATTTAACCCTGAAGAAATTATTTTGATGCCTCTCTATCCACAATATTCTGCTGCAACTTCTGGGTCTTCAATTAAAGAGTGGAGAGATGTTTGTAAAAAAAACAACTACCATGTTAAAACAAACACAATATGCTGTTATCCAACAGATCAAAATTTTATCAATGCACACACAAAAGAAATAATAAAAAAAATTAAAGATCTTAAAAATTTTAAATTAATATTTTCTGCGCACGGCCTGCCAGAAAAAAATATTAAAAAAGGAGACCCCTATCAATGGCAAGTAGAACAATCTGTTAAAAAAATAGTTGAAAATTTGAACATTGAAAACTTGGATTGGATATTAAGTTATCAAAGTAGAGTTGGACCACTGAAATGGATAGGTCCGTCCACTGAAGATATAATTGTTGAAAATTCTAAACTTGCGAAACATATTGTTTTGGTCCCTATCGCATTTGTTTCTGAACACTCAGAGACACTGGTTGAATTAGATATAGAGTATAAGGAGATTGCAGACGCTAATGGATGCAAAAATTATACACGAGTTCCAGCTCTTGGCACTAATGAGGATTTTATTAAAGCAATGTCGGAATTAATAATAAAAAAAAATGAATATAAATTTAGTGAAAACCTTTATCCTCCCAAAATTCAGTGTCCTTCAAATTTTAAAAAGTGTCCTTGTTTAAATTATGAATAG
- the hemJ gene encoding protoporphyrinogen oxidase HemJ, translated as MNSYLLFKSLHLIAVISWMAGLLYLPRIFVYHIENIDHKISSSIFKTMERKLFYFIMMPAMILSWLFGLILISVIGHEVILTLWLKLKLILITLLTIYHFYLGKLLNDFKLDQNTKSSKFFRIINEVPTILLILVVFIVIFKPI; from the coding sequence ATGAATAGTTATCTTTTGTTTAAAAGTCTTCATTTGATAGCCGTAATTTCTTGGATGGCTGGCCTTTTGTATCTTCCAAGAATTTTTGTTTACCATATTGAAAATATTGATCATAAAATTTCTTCCTCAATATTTAAAACAATGGAAAGAAAATTATTTTATTTTATCATGATGCCAGCAATGATTTTATCTTGGCTCTTTGGATTAATATTAATCTCTGTTATTGGCCATGAGGTTATTTTAACACTTTGGTTAAAACTAAAATTAATATTAATAACTTTATTAACAATTTATCATTTCTATTTAGGAAAATTACTTAATGATTTTAAGCTAGATCAAAATACTAAATCCTCTAAATTTTTTAGAATAATTAATGAAGTGCCAACAATATTGCTTATTTTGGTTGTTTTTATTGTTATATTTAAACCGATCTAG
- the rho gene encoding transcription termination factor Rho: MNIQELKLKSSEQLIAQAEKLGIENASTLRKQEILFAILKKVAEKEEITGAGVLQLLQDGFGFLRAMESNYLAGPDDIYVSPSQIRKFGLRTGDTVEGPVRAPKEGERYFALLQVEKINFEEPEKARHKIAFDNLTPLYPNKQMVMEVETTKIEKKPDLTPRLIDLVSPIGKGQRSIIISPPKAGKTMILQSIANSIAKNYPESYLMVLLIDERPEEVTDMKRTVKGEVISSTFDEPASRHVAVAEMVIEKAKRLTEHKKDVVILLDSITRLGRAYNAVIPSSGKVLTGGVDANALQRPKRFFGAARNIEEGGSLTIISTALIDTGSRMDEVIFEEFKGTGNSETVLDRKIAERRIYPAIDITKSGTRREELLFDKDDLSKMNVLRRIISPMGTMDAIEFINSKLKETKSNADFFSSMNKPA, translated from the coding sequence ATGAATATTCAAGAACTAAAACTAAAATCGTCTGAACAATTAATAGCTCAAGCAGAAAAGCTTGGGATTGAAAATGCTAGCACACTTAGAAAACAAGAAATTTTATTTGCTATACTAAAAAAAGTTGCAGAAAAAGAGGAGATAACTGGAGCTGGAGTTTTACAATTATTACAAGATGGGTTTGGTTTTTTAAGGGCAATGGAATCAAACTATTTGGCTGGACCAGACGATATCTATGTTAGTCCAAGTCAGATTAGAAAATTTGGTTTAAGAACAGGAGACACCGTCGAAGGTCCTGTTAGAGCGCCCAAAGAGGGAGAAAGATATTTTGCATTATTACAAGTAGAAAAAATAAATTTTGAAGAACCAGAAAAAGCTCGTCACAAAATTGCATTTGACAATTTAACTCCACTCTACCCAAACAAACAAATGGTGATGGAAGTTGAGACAACCAAGATTGAAAAAAAACCAGATTTAACTCCAAGATTAATTGACCTTGTAAGTCCAATTGGGAAAGGTCAAAGATCAATAATTATATCTCCTCCTAAAGCGGGTAAGACAATGATTTTACAAAGTATTGCAAACTCAATAGCTAAAAACTATCCAGAAAGTTACTTGATGGTTTTATTGATTGATGAAAGACCAGAAGAAGTAACGGATATGAAAAGAACGGTTAAGGGTGAGGTTATCAGTTCTACTTTTGATGAGCCTGCATCAAGACACGTTGCTGTAGCTGAAATGGTAATTGAAAAAGCAAAAAGATTAACTGAGCATAAAAAAGATGTTGTAATTTTATTAGACTCAATCACAAGATTGGGTAGAGCTTATAATGCAGTAATTCCAAGTTCTGGAAAGGTGCTAACAGGTGGAGTTGACGCAAATGCACTTCAAAGGCCAAAAAGATTTTTTGGTGCCGCTAGAAATATTGAAGAAGGAGGATCATTAACAATCATCTCAACTGCACTGATTGACACGGGATCAAGAATGGATGAAGTTATTTTTGAAGAATTTAAAGGAACTGGAAATAGTGAAACAGTTTTGGATAGAAAGATTGCAGAAAGAAGAATTTATCCAGCAATTGATATAACTAAATCTGGAACAAGAAGAGAAGAATTACTTTTTGATAAGGATGACCTTTCAAAAATGAATGTATTGAGAAGGATCATCAGTCCTATGGGAACAATGGATGCTATTGAATTTATTAATTCAAAACTTAAAGAAACAAAAAGTAATGCGGATTTCTTTAGCTCAATGAACAAACCAGCTTAA
- a CDS encoding peptide transporter, translated as MSIKPENINLNKIFIKYLNEKQYSKLQLHYEKLGKTEKQLPAIIFYYACAITLNPSSNIKNLKHAHNLFEMLYVNNRHDLQLLCNMIELSFRTQEFKVVLPYVEEAYKINQSDERLLLGLSKIHLYLANLKESIKYYKILFKINPKSKINRDEFLTSLNYASGITQEYYLSECKNYLKLLETNKDLEDYNFNFKNLKNNKIKIGFLSSDFKTHPVSFFLKGLLLNFNKDKFEISLISNLHKSHYDNITDELKLLTKNWININSLSDSEATNLLRSFELDILIDLCGFFRGNRFQVISNRAAKIQACWLGYNNTTGIKNMDYLIADHNLIKKEEEKLYSEKVLFLPKIWNAMTPSNILPEIQKNNSIFTYASFNNFHKISDDTIDVWSKILNNSNSQIILKNPMPSSIVGEELKLNLLKKFIARGVEKKKILFINRKKDFQDHLGLYNNVDVALDTFPYPGVTTTFDAVLMGVPVLTMKGHNLNSRCGESININLQMQNFIAENKDDYFNKALSLQKEKNILQNFGKNLREKVLKSSLFDTKDFTKSFEKIIQKIISK; from the coding sequence ATGTCTATAAAACCTGAAAATATAAATCTTAATAAAATTTTTATAAAATATTTAAATGAAAAACAGTATAGCAAACTACAACTTCATTATGAAAAATTAGGCAAAACAGAAAAACAATTACCTGCAATAATATTTTATTATGCATGTGCTATAACATTAAATCCATCTTCAAATATTAAAAATCTCAAACACGCACACAATTTATTTGAGATGCTTTATGTTAATAATAGACATGACTTGCAACTATTATGCAACATGATTGAACTTAGTTTTAGAACTCAAGAATTTAAAGTCGTTTTGCCCTATGTTGAAGAAGCATATAAAATTAATCAGAGTGATGAGAGGCTATTACTTGGATTAAGTAAAATTCACCTTTATTTAGCTAATTTAAAAGAGTCTATAAAATATTATAAAATTCTATTCAAAATTAATCCCAAATCAAAAATTAATAGAGATGAATTTTTAACATCTTTAAATTATGCCAGTGGTATAACTCAAGAATATTATCTCTCTGAATGTAAAAATTATTTAAAATTATTAGAAACCAATAAAGATTTAGAAGATTATAATTTTAATTTTAAAAATTTAAAAAATAATAAAATAAAAATTGGTTTTTTATCAAGTGATTTTAAAACTCATCCAGTATCATTTTTTTTAAAAGGTTTATTATTAAATTTTAATAAAGATAAATTTGAGATTAGTTTAATTAGCAATTTACACAAATCTCATTATGATAATATAACCGATGAATTAAAGTTATTAACTAAAAATTGGATAAATATTAATAGTCTATCAGATTCTGAGGCTACTAATTTATTGAGATCATTTGAGCTTGATATTTTAATAGATCTTTGTGGTTTCTTTAGAGGAAATAGATTTCAAGTTATTTCAAATAGAGCAGCAAAAATTCAAGCTTGTTGGCTTGGCTACAATAATACAACAGGAATTAAAAACATGGATTATCTTATTGCAGACCATAATTTAATCAAAAAAGAAGAAGAAAAATTGTATTCTGAAAAAGTTTTATTTTTACCAAAAATATGGAACGCGATGACCCCATCAAACATTTTACCTGAAATACAAAAAAATAATTCGATATTTACATATGCTTCTTTTAATAATTTTCATAAAATATCAGATGACACTATAGATGTGTGGTCTAAAATTTTGAACAATTCTAATTCTCAAATTATTTTAAAAAACCCTATGCCATCAAGTATTGTTGGTGAAGAACTAAAATTAAATCTTTTAAAGAAATTTATAGCTAGAGGGGTGGAAAAAAAAAAAATTTTATTTATTAATCGTAAAAAAGATTTCCAAGACCATTTAGGCCTCTATAATAATGTTGATGTTGCGCTGGATACATTCCCCTACCCAGGTGTCACAACTACCTTTGATGCTGTTCTAATGGGTGTTCCTGTTTTAACAATGAAAGGTCATAATTTAAATTCACGATGTGGAGAAAGTATAAATATTAATCTTCAAATGCAAAACTTTATCGCTGAAAACAAAGACGATTATTTTAATAAAGCTCTTTCACTTCAAAAAGAAAAAAACATTTTACAAAATTTTGGAAAAAATTTGAGAGAAAAAGTATTAAAATCATCTCTCTTCGATACAAAAGATTTTACTAAGAGTTTTGAAAAAATTATTCAAAAAATTATTTCAAAATAA
- the mnmE gene encoding tRNA uridine-5-carboxymethylaminomethyl(34) synthesis GTPase MnmE, which yields MTIYALSTGPGISGIAIVRVSGKDTKKVIKLLTNAALPETRVATLRKINKINTSELIDEGIILWFPGPESYTGEDMAEFHIHGSKAVIDALHHSISKIKNCRLADPGEFTKLAFQNGKINLLKAESIADLISAETEIQRQQAIKIMNGKSADKFNNLREKLLKILSHVEAKIDFPDEDLPEDILKNIKKISNEVILNIKKILDDQKVGERIREGFKIAIIGPTNAGKSSLLNHLSNRDVAIVSEIAGTTRDVIETHLNIDGYPVVVSDTAGIRDSKNEIEKKGIKLALDKADNADLKLIVIDAKSIDFKGVLKELMDENAILVINKSDLLNKDLNSEIKNYEHVLISVKNNLNLEDLISKIKNKLKNKFITSEDILITRARHRQHLEQSLNCLKNFEEKNEAEDFDKAAEDLRLATRHLGMIVGKVDVEEILGSIFNDFCIGK from the coding sequence ATGACAATTTATGCTCTTTCCACTGGTCCAGGTATTTCAGGAATTGCTATTGTTAGAGTTTCTGGAAAAGATACTAAAAAAGTAATAAAACTATTAACCAACGCGGCTCTCCCAGAGACAAGAGTTGCTACTTTAAGAAAAATCAATAAAATCAATACTTCTGAGCTTATTGATGAAGGTATAATATTGTGGTTTCCTGGCCCTGAGAGCTACACAGGGGAGGATATGGCGGAATTCCACATACATGGAAGTAAAGCAGTAATTGATGCCCTGCATCACTCTATTTCAAAAATTAAAAATTGTCGTTTAGCTGATCCTGGAGAGTTTACAAAGCTTGCCTTTCAAAATGGAAAAATAAATTTGCTTAAGGCAGAGAGTATTGCAGATTTAATTTCAGCAGAAACTGAAATCCAAAGACAACAAGCAATTAAGATTATGAATGGAAAATCTGCAGATAAATTTAATAACTTAAGAGAAAAACTTTTAAAAATTTTATCACACGTTGAAGCAAAAATAGACTTTCCAGATGAAGATCTGCCAGAAGATATTTTAAAAAATATAAAAAAAATTTCTAATGAAGTAATTTTAAATATAAAAAAAATTCTAGACGATCAGAAAGTTGGTGAAAGAATTAGAGAAGGTTTTAAGATTGCAATCATAGGACCAACCAACGCTGGAAAGTCTAGCTTACTAAATCACCTTTCTAATCGAGATGTAGCAATTGTTTCAGAAATAGCTGGAACAACAAGAGATGTAATTGAGACTCATTTAAATATTGATGGTTATCCAGTTGTTGTTTCTGATACTGCAGGAATTAGAGATTCTAAAAATGAAATAGAAAAAAAAGGAATAAAATTAGCCCTTGATAAAGCAGACAATGCAGACTTAAAGTTAATTGTTATAGACGCTAAAAGCATTGATTTTAAAGGAGTTTTGAAGGAATTGATGGACGAAAATGCAATACTAGTGATTAATAAATCAGATCTTCTAAATAAAGATTTAAATTCTGAAATAAAAAATTATGAACATGTTTTAATTTCTGTAAAAAATAATCTCAATTTAGAAGATTTAATTTCAAAGATTAAAAATAAGTTAAAAAATAAATTTATCACAAGTGAGGATATTTTAATTACCCGTGCAAGACATAGACAACATCTTGAACAAAGCTTAAATTGTTTGAAAAACTTTGAAGAAAAAAATGAAGCAGAAGATTTTGATAAAGCTGCAGAAGATCTTCGTTTAGCAACACGACATTTAGGAATGATAGTTGGGAAAGTAGATGTTGAAGAGATATTAGGTAGTATTTTCAATGATTTTTGCATTGGCAAATAA